In Penaeus monodon isolate SGIC_2016 chromosome 8, NSTDA_Pmon_1, whole genome shotgun sequence, one DNA window encodes the following:
- the LOC119576388 gene encoding epsin-2-like, whose translation MNDLLDINFNPHSGGNAGMARSTATPPVPSSLDPWGMPTSGASISPQHTSQPKLTFVSKNCLDDIFNNGNITEEVTDPWGMALPNGGSETPKQHTDPWGSPASGPPSRVTSPPTTSDPWGQPPARSPEPPMGGICGNDPWAVLSSSSPAPSNSAEASDPWEPVPAKPPARDPFAPISPTNNGDVDEFSALSTRDKPANNCTGNEDGLSDAFDLSGLSSSIPDNNREKKSKSPAAFLGENSNLVNLDNLVGTKQGTPGLGVSPLNSTSITSNSPLTINNNNNNLNNNNSITNPFVTPGLAPSSFAGVNPFSAPSPPNPFQAQQAPKPSMNQLRTTGIGGPGLAAAPPSNAGAPGSAPGPWGSPQPSVGFGMAPSATASQDENPFLL comes from the exons ATGAATGACCTTCTAGATATTAACTTCAACCCTCACAGTGGTGGTAATGCTGGCATGGCGCGCTCGACAGCCACCCCCCCAGTACCTTCGTCCCTGGACCCCTGGGGAATGCCTACCTCAGGAGCCTCCATATCTCCACAACATACATCCCAGCCGAAG CTTACATTTGTGTCAAAGAACTGCTTGGATGATATATTCAATAATGGCAATATCACGGAGGAAGTG ACAGACCCATGGGGAATGGCTCTCCCAAATGGTGGCTCAGAAACGCCAAAGCAG cATACAGATCCTTGGGGGTCCCCTGCCTCTGGTCCTCCATCTCGGGTCACGTCACCTCCCACTACCTCGGATCCTTGGGGTCAGCCTCCTGCAAGATCTCCAGAACCACCCATGGGAG gGATTTGTGGTAATGACCCTTGGGCTGTGCTCAGCTCTAGCTCTCCAGCTCCCTCCAACTCTGCAGAAGCCAGTGACCCCTGGGAGCCTGTCCCAGCCAAGCCCCCGGCGAGGGATCCCTTTGCTCCCATTTCGCCGACGAACAATGGAGACGTGGACGAGTTTTCTGCTCTGTCAACCAGGGATAAGCCAGCCAACA aTTGCACTGGAAATGAAG ATGGCTTGTCCGATGCCTTTGACCTGAGCGGGCTAAGTTCATCAATACCagataataacagagaaaagaaatcaaAGTCGCCTGCAGCCTTCTTGGGAGAGAACTCAAACCTGGTAAATCTAGACAACCTGGTCGGCACCAAGCAAGGTACTCCTGGACTAG GTGTCTCCCCTCTGAACTCCACTTCCAtcacctccaactctcccctcaccatcaacaacaacaacaacaacctcaacaacaacaacagcatcaccaatCCATTCGTTACACCGGGCCTCGCGCCTTCATCTTTTGCAGGTGTGAACCCCTTCAGCGCTCCaagtccccccaaccccttccaagCTCAGCAAGCCCCCAAACCTTCCATGAACCAGCTGCGCACCACCGGAATCGGCGGCCCAGGGCTGGCTGCTGCACCTCCCTCCAATGCTGGTGCTCCTGGGTCAGCCCCTGGGCCGTGGGGCTCACCACAACCGTCCGTTGGCTTTGGAATGGCCCCCTCTGCTACTGCGTCCCAAGACGAGAACCCCTTTCTTTTATAA